The Mycolicibacterium parafortuitum nucleotide sequence GACGCCGGCGTACCCGGCCGCACCGTCAGCACCCGGTTCAGCAGCATCACGCCCTGCTCGCACCACGGCGTGAGGTCCCCGGTGGACGGCTTCGGGTAACCGAGGTCCTCGCAGTACTCCTTGAAGATGTTGTCCAGGCTGCGCGGCAGCGGCCGCACCTCGGGGGCCACCGAGAAGCTCAGCCCGACCGCGTGTCCCGGTGTCGGGTACGGATCCTGCCCCACGATCAGCACCCTGACCTTCTGCAGCGGGAAACCGAAGGCCCGCAGGATGTTCGGGCCCGCAGGCAGATACGTGTGCCCCGCTGCCAGTTCTTCGCGCAGGAACTCCCCCATCTGCGTCACCTGGGACTCGACCGGCGCGAGGGCGCGAGCCCACCCCGGCTCCACCAACT carries:
- a CDS encoding uracil-DNA glycosylase; its protein translation is MTARPLNELVEPGWARALAPVESQVTQMGEFLREELAAGHTYLPAGPNILRAFGFPLQKVRVLIVGQDPYPTPGHAVGLSFSVAPEVRPLPRSLDNIFKEYCEDLGYPKPSTGDLTPWCEQGVMLLNRVLTVRPGTPASHRGKGWEAVTECAIRALVARGTPMVAVLWGRDASTLKPMLGDTATIESPHPSPLSASRGFFGSRPFSRANDLLTTAGAEPVDWRLP